Genomic window (Temnothorax longispinosus isolate EJ_2023e chromosome 3, Tlon_JGU_v1, whole genome shotgun sequence):
ACTTTTGCTCCACTCTAATACTCTATTGCAGAAAAAGGAGTTACTTACTCGGTATAAATTTACGACAAAGGAACACATGCCTATGAGTACcacaataagataaaatattgcaagatTTGTCatcaacaatttaaaaagccttgaaaacaataaatcaaacaatgaaattttttattgttatacattTAGTTTTAGATACCTACTTTTGTGCATTTTGATGAAGTTCTACTGTTCTCATTAGTCTTTCAACAATTAGATTTCTCTTGTTAGAGCACGCTATTACCTTCTTGTCCACAGAATGTTGTATTCGATAACTGATGACATTAAGTTCTCGTTTAgccaacaaaataattattcatcttCTTATATTGTATCattctaagaaaatattattaaaactttagCATTCCTTACctgcaaattttgaataatgcGCAGCAGTGCAAAGCAATCACTAGAAGCATCGAAGAAATGGATAATACCGAAAGAACACCAAtattaatacttataatagaatacaagagaaaataataaaactgtacTCCCTTATTCATGTGGTATTCGTTCAGGAATGATATATAATGTGCACGTGATTCGTTTAATGGCCGGAAAAAATCGAGGATATCCGGTATTAGTtccattattaataatataaataccgTAAATATCAGCAGcactaaattatataagatatgccatatattataatatttttttccattttaagcGTAAAATAGTTACAACATACTAAGCGAGatcgaagaaaattataaattaaggaatattttatatcgcaaatataatataactgaATGATATATCCTTCTAACTATgctataatattctttatacatGAAGATAATGTTATTACATATACTCATAAATGTAATGATTTTCCCTTGGTGAGCGTAATGTTctactattttaatttcctgTGGATCGGTCAACATCCGccgattattaataatttcttctaGCATCTGTTTTAGCTGTATTAAGTGAATTTTAAATTAGGCGAAGTCTCagataagttataaaaatcgcctttgttaattaaaattagaagacAACTTACTTTCTTAGtgtcgaagaaaaatatattaaactttacAACATACACCATAGCCGGTAAAGCATCCGACAGAATCCTAATAATGACATTTATACTACAGTCGGCTATAGCAAATTGTGCGAACTAGAAAAACACATGTCTCAATATCAATCgtgcatttaaaaatgattaattcaacgttttatttattttatacgggataaacttttaataatatattttttgagttcaaacaatttttttctatggaataaaatacaaataatcttTAGTAAAATATCGAATAGGAGACCCATCTCCTATGACTTTAACCTTGACATACATTATAGAGATCCTCCTGAATACTCTTCAGAAGGATTTAACCGTCGTTGTTCTTTAGTAAAAAGttctttattaacaaaataattttaataaataaaactgtaacTGTTTGATATCATGTACatttaagaagaaatttacattttaccgagacttatatttttcttttcttacacCCCCTGCACTCTCATTTTAGAAACGCGCATTATCTTTTCAGCACACATCATTAACATCATATCATTAACATAAAATGGTTCCACATGGGTTTTCAACTTTCTGTGCTATAACCACCGACTGGTATGGGGCGGACCTCGcttcgcgtgaaaagttaGAAACCATGTGGAACCGTACAATGATAGAACCTCGTTTCGAATTGTAAGCATTAGGTGGTGTAGGGTAGACCTCGTTTCTTGAGTGGAAATTGCAAACCCATGTAGAAATTACATTCTATTTATGAAActtcttttgttaataactttttttaaaaacgaacaacggctaaaaccttctgaagatTACTCACGAGGGCGAACTCTACAATGTATGTTAAGATTAAGATCATAAAAGGTGAGTCCCCTGTTCGATAAGTAattcatctaattttttattgaatctaAGATTAGATAATGACTTACATAATTAGCCATTTAATACGTTTTAACATATCGTACGAGCGCGTATCAGATTATTAtcaatcgtttttttttgcttgtACTAGTTTTGAGGATGTAAGTA
Coding sequences:
- the LOC139810473 gene encoding uncharacterized protein isoform X1, whose product is MYIFDDHYHKLNQNLLRILGLWPYKKTKFERFRATCFYMILISNVIAQFAQFAIADCSINVIIRILSDALPAMVYVVKFNIFFFDTKKLKQMLEEIINNRRMLTDPQEIKIVEHYAHQGKIITFMSILLLIFTVFILLIMELIPDILDFFRPLNESRAHYISFLNEYHMNKGVQFYYFLLYSIISINIGVLSVLSISSMLLVIALHCCALFKICSYRIQHSVDKKVIACSNKRNLIVERLMRTVELHQNAQKLFKLLMTNLAIFYLIVVLIGMCSFVVNLYRLFHAITSMDNLMDFIIAMSYIIGHEIYLFGGTFIGQQFVNHADELFNAIYISLWYKTPVSVQKFFLFIMQISSKSVVPNIAGLRVIVMETFTSVMSTGISFMMSIFFLA
- the LOC139810473 gene encoding uncharacterized protein isoform X2 codes for the protein MYIFDDHYHKLNQNLLRILGLWPYKKTKFERFRATCFYMILISNVIAQFAQFAIADCSINVIIRILSDALPAMVYVVKFNIFFFDTKKLKQMLEEIINNRRMLTDPQEIKIVEHYAHQGKIITFMMLLIFTVFILLIMELIPDILDFFRPLNESRAHYISFLNEYHMNKGVQFYYFLLYSIISINIGVLSVLSISSMLLVIALHCCALFKICSYRIQHSVDKKVIACSNKRNLIVERLMRTVELHQNAQKLFKLLMTNLAIFYLIVVLIGMCSFVVNLYRLFHAITSMDNLMDFIIAMSYIIGHEIYLFGGTFIGQQFVNHADELFNAIYISLWYKTPVSVQKFFLFIMQISSKSVVPNIAGLRVIVMETFTSVMSTGISFMMVIYSLQ